Part of the Vigna angularis cultivar LongXiaoDou No.4 chromosome 1, ASM1680809v1, whole genome shotgun sequence genome, ACTAActcagaaaatatttttaataaattgatatcTTCACCACTTTTCACTATGACTTATAATATGAGAATATgacttataatataataatataaaaaatgaattttaaatctaattaattttgtttaactgACTtgtaaaatctaatttttaacataatattaaaaatataacctCGTATATATATAAACCAACCTTTTGTGAGATCGAGTTAGACAAAGTTTACTGTAacctatattttctttttattttcttaaaaagtatttctttcatcaattattttttcatatttgaatttgtaaatatgaagtaatacttaaaaaatttatttaataattatcaattttattttttagtatttttatcatgtttatttattttatatttaaaataacgaTTAATGCTTATATGTGTTAAATACTGATAGTCCTCTTTTAGGAAAGGAACTATTAGTAAAGGAATTATCTCAAAGGATTGGTTAATAAtggttataaaattttaataactagTATTAATTGTcttcattaattaatttaataatagcAACTTAGTAGAGTGAAGTGTGGAAGTATGATGAGATGATGAAAAAGTGGATGAAAGATAAAGATGAGATAAGAAATATAAGAgcataaaaaagtatatttataattaGAGTTGTGGCAGCACAACATGGGAACTAAGGTAAGGGCACAGTCGCTGAAACAAAAGGAACCAACCACCCTTTCCTAtgccaagaaaaagaaaaagaaatagaaaaactaCTCGTTACACTGATTCTGATGTAACGGTAGAACTTCCCATTAACAACATAATTGAAGTTCTTCATAATCTATTACTAAGTGGCCTTCGCATCCTCTTCCTTAGAATTGTAACTTCTCCTTTTCAACCACCTTTGACTTGTCGTCGTCAGATTTCATCCCGAAACCACTGTCACAAAATATTATCAGTAACCAAATAAGCAAACATCAATCTCCAAACTATAAATCACGAGAGAGAAGATTACCCGGAAATTTTATCGTAAGCCCATTGAGCAAAAGACTCAGACTTTTGTGCTGCACCTTCCACAGAGGGAGCAGCGGCATCAACGGCGGGTGCGGTGGCTTCCTTGGCAGATTCCGCAGCTGACGCGGCGGAGTCCTTGGCAGCTTTGACCGTTGGGGCGGCGGCGTCCTTGGCATCCTCTGCAGTGGCTTTGGCGCTTTTGAGCACATCGCCCCAGGTGGTTCCAATGAAGAAGGCAAGGCACACGACCACGACAACGAACTTCATGTTTAGGGTGTTCATGATTTTATTcttgaaatttattgaaaagcTTGTGTTTTATTCCTTGtattttgtttgcttttgttgCTCTGATAATTGATTTGCTGAAGGGTGTATTTATATGTGTGTAGTGAGAAATAGGTTGAGATGTTTCCGACTAATGGTGCTTGTTCATCGCTTTAACGGTTGGTTTTCTGGCGCAGCTGGGTCATCGGCCACGCAAATAGCCCAAAGAAAACGCACCACGTTCAGGATGAACACTTTGTTCTTATGGAGGAGAATGTTTAACGGACGGTGCCTTTTACATTCACGTACAAATATCTTTACTCCTTCAAACATAATTTTACCGTTCAAAACTTCCGTTATTTAttccaaatttaatttataatact contains:
- the LOC108341407 gene encoding late embryogenesis abundant protein D-29, with protein sequence MNTLNMKFVVVVVCLAFFIGTTWGDVLKSAKATAEDAKDAAAPTVKAAKDSAASAAESAKEATAPAVDAAAPSVEGAAQKSESFAQWAYDKISGGFGMKSDDDKSKVVEKEKLQF